The following are from one region of the Populus trichocarpa isolate Nisqually-1 chromosome 8, P.trichocarpa_v4.1, whole genome shotgun sequence genome:
- the LOC7494880 gene encoding lignin-forming anionic peroxidase, with translation MTAKAGAAASFMFMLFLLNTACQAQLSPAFYDSSCPNAISAIRTAIRSAIASDRRMAASLIRLHFHDCFVQGCDASILLDETLSIQSEKTALGNLNSARGYNVIDKAKTEVEKICPGVVSCADIIAVAARDASAYVGGPSYAVKLGRRDSTTASRTLANAELPAFFESLESLISRFQKKGLTARDMVALSGSHTLGQAQCFTFRERIYNHSNIDAGFASTRRRRCPRVGSNSTLAPLDVVTPNSFDNNYFKNLMQNKGLLQSDQVLFNGGSTDSIVSEYSRNPARFKSDFGSAMIKMGDIGLLTGSAGQIRRICSAVNN, from the exons atgacAGCAAAAGCAGGAGCAGCAGCTTCTTTCATGTTCATGCTGTTCTTGCTGAACACAGCATGCCAGGCACAACTCTCCCCTGCATTTTACGACAGCTCCTGTCCTAATGCGATTAGCGCGATCCGAACGGCTATCAGAAGTGCAATTGCGAGCGACAGGAGAATGGCTGCGTCTCTCATCCGCTTACACTTTCACGATTGCTTTGTCCAG GGTTGTGATGCCTCAATCTTACTGGACGAGACTCTCTCTATCCAGAGTGAAAAGACTGCCCTCGGCAATCTTAACTCTGCTAGAGGTTATAATGTAATAGACAAAGCAAAAACTGAAGTTGAGAAGATCTGTCCCGGAGTAGTATCCTGTGCAGATATCATTGCTGTTGCAGCGAGAGATGCGTCTGCTTAT GTGGGTGGCCCATCTTACGCGGTGAAGCTTGGAAGAAGAGATTCAACTACAGCAAGTCGAACTTTAGCCAACGCAGAGTTACCTGCATTCTTTGAAAGCCTGGAGAGTCTTATTTCTCGCTTCCAAAAGAAAGGCCTTACTGCAAGGGACATGGTTGCCTTGTCAGGTTCGCATACTCTCGGACAAGCTCAGTGCTTCACTTTCCGTGAAAGGATATACAATCACAGCAATATCGATGCCGGATTCGCTAGCACCCGCAGGAGGCGCTGTCCACGTGTTGGCAGCAACTCAACCTTAGCCCCGCTCGATGTGGTCACTCCCAATTCTTTCGACAACAATTACTTCAAGAATCTGATGCAAAACAAGGGTCTCCTTCAATCAGATCAAGTGCTTTTCAATGGAGGCTCCACGGACAGCATTGTGTCTGAATACAGCAGGAACCCTGCAAGATTCAAATCAGATTTTGGATCTGCCATGATCAAAATGGGAGATATAGGTCTTCTCACTGGATCTGCCGGGCAGATAAGGAGGATTTGCAGTGCTGTCAACAActag
- the LOC112328411 gene encoding lignin-forming anionic peroxidase, translating to MAAKAGAAASFMFMLFFLNTACQAQLSPAFYDSSCPNALSAIGTAIRSAIASDRRMAASLIRLHFHDCFVQGCDASILLDETTSIQSEKTALGNLNSARGYNVIDKAKTEVEKICPGVVSCADIIAVAARDASAYVGGPSYAVKLGRRDSTTASRTLANAELPAFFESLESLISRFQKKGLTARDMVALSGSHTLGQAQCFTFRERIYNHSNIDAGFASTRRRRCPRVGSNSTLAPLDLVTPNSFDNNYFKNLMQNKGLLQSDQVLFNGGSTDSIVSEYSRNPARFRSDFGSAMIKMGDIGLLTGSAGQIRRICSAVNN from the exons ATGGCAGCAAAAGCAGGAGCAGCAGCTTCTTTCATGTTCATGCTGTTCTTTCTGAACACAGCATGCCAGGCACAACTCTCCCCTGCATTTTACGACAGCTCCTGTCCTAATGCGCTTAGCGCGATCGGAACTGCTATCAGAAGTGCAATTGCGAGCGACAGGAGAATGGCTGCGTCTCTCATCCGCTTACACTTTCACGATTGCTTTGTCCAG GGTTGTGATGCCTCCATCTTACTGGACGAGACTACCTCTATCCAGAGTGAAAAGACTGCCCTCGGCAATCTTAACTCTGCTAGAGGTTATAATGTAATAGACAAAGCAAAAACTGAAGTTGAGAAGATCTGTCCCGGAGTAGTATCATGTGCAGATATCATTGCTGTTGCAGCGAGAGATGCGTCTGCTTAT GTGGGTGGCCCATCCTACGCGGTGAAGCTTGGAAGAAGAGATTCAACTACAGCAAGTCGAACTTTAGCCAACGCAGAGTTACCTGCCTTCTTTGAAAGCCTGGAGAGTCTTATTTCTCGCTTCCAAAAGAAAGGCCTTACTGCAAGGGACATGGTTGCCTTGTCAGGTTCACATACTCTCGGACAAGCTCAATGCTTCACTTTCCGTGAAAGGATATACAATCACAGCAATATCGATGCTGGATTCGCTAGCACCCGCAGGAGGCGCTGTCCACGTGTTGGCAGCAACTCAACCTTAGCCCCGCTCGATTTGGTCACTCCCAATTCTTTCGACAACAATTACTTCAAGAATCTGATGCAAAACAAGGGTCTCCTTCAATCAGATCAAGTGCTTTTCAATGGAGGCTCCACGGACAGCATTGTGTCTGAATACAGCAGGAACCCTGCAAGATTCAGATCTGATTTTGGATCTGCCATGATCAAAATGGGAGATATAGGTCTTCTCACTGGATCTGCCGGGCAGATAAGAAGGATTTGCAGTGCTGTCAACAActag
- the LOC127905635 gene encoding GDSL esterase/lipase At5g03610-like yields MLGFTSLHNIAYQNYQLSASLKRIAVTTLWPLGCLPILTAFSSYQNYSETWNIASKFHNQKLQQAIRRMNSESRVYTYETLNLYTAFMSKLNNAHPARNLKIRTLLIPCCVGVTSNYSYGNFDKNGAKKYVVCEKPENDWHESSCIWNPHFANSIRNIQRKKLYEEEEN; encoded by the coding sequence ATGTTAGGATTTACCAGCCTTCACAACATCGCTTATCAGAATTACCAGCTTTCTGCCAGCCTGAAAAGAATAGCAGTAACAACATTGTGGCCTCTTGGATGCCTGCCCATATTGACAGCCTTCTCTTCATATCAGAATTACAGTGAGACGTGGAATATTGCCTCCAAGTTCCACAACCAGAAATTGCAGCAAGCAATACGAAGGATGAACAGTGAGAGCAGGGTATACACGTACGAAACTCTGAATCTCTATACTGCATTCATGTCCAAACTGAATAATGCACACCCTGCGCGAAACTTGAAGATCAGGACTCTCCTTATTCCATGTTGTGTGGGTGTGACAAGCAACTACTCATATGGGAACTTTGACAAGAATGGAGCAAAGAAGTATGTGGTGTGCGAGAAGCCAGAGAATGACTGGCATGAAAGTTCTTGTATCTGGAATCCTCACTTCGCCAACTCTATTAGGAACATTCAGaggaaaaaattatatgaagaagaagaaaactag